A region of Modestobacter marinus DNA encodes the following proteins:
- the lipA gene encoding lipoyl synthase, producing the protein MSLGMEEAATTAGPEAPATSSPIEPAGRKLLRLEVRNSQTPIERKPEWIKTKLKTGPEYTELKSLVKREGLHTVCEEAGCPNIYECWEDREATFLIGGDQCTRRCDFCQIDTGKPADFDADEPRRVAESVATMGLRYATITGVARDDLPDGGAWLYAETVRQIHEQIPGCGVELLIPDFNAEPDQLAEVFSSRPEVLAHNVETVPRIFKRIRPGFRFERSLAVITAAREAGLVTKSNLILGMGEEPHEVVETMQALHDAGCDLLTITQYLRPSVRHHPVVRWVKPDEFVGFAAEAERIGFPGVLAGPLVRSSYRAGRLYQQAAEARGLTVTTA; encoded by the coding sequence ATGAGCTTGGGCATGGAGGAGGCAGCCACGACTGCAGGGCCGGAGGCCCCGGCGACGTCCTCGCCGATCGAGCCGGCGGGCCGCAAGCTGTTGCGGCTGGAGGTCCGCAACAGCCAGACGCCGATCGAGCGCAAGCCCGAGTGGATCAAGACCAAGCTCAAGACGGGGCCGGAGTACACCGAGCTCAAGTCGCTGGTCAAGCGCGAGGGCCTGCACACGGTGTGCGAGGAGGCCGGCTGTCCCAACATCTACGAGTGCTGGGAGGACCGGGAGGCCACCTTCCTCATCGGCGGTGACCAGTGCACCCGGCGCTGCGACTTCTGCCAGATCGACACCGGCAAGCCGGCCGACTTCGACGCCGACGAGCCCCGCCGGGTCGCTGAGAGCGTGGCCACGATGGGCCTGCGCTACGCCACCATCACCGGCGTCGCCCGCGACGACCTGCCCGACGGCGGCGCGTGGCTGTACGCCGAGACGGTGCGCCAGATCCACGAGCAGATCCCCGGCTGCGGCGTCGAGCTCCTCATCCCCGACTTCAACGCCGAGCCCGACCAGCTGGCCGAGGTGTTCTCCTCCCGGCCGGAGGTGCTGGCCCACAACGTCGAGACGGTGCCGCGCATCTTCAAGCGGATCCGCCCCGGCTTCCGCTTCGAGCGCTCGCTGGCGGTGATCACCGCGGCCCGCGAGGCCGGCCTGGTCACCAAGTCCAACCTGATCCTGGGCATGGGCGAGGAGCCGCACGAGGTCGTGGAGACCATGCAGGCACTGCACGACGCCGGCTGCGACCTGCTGACCATCACCCAGTACCTGCGGCCCAGCGTCCGGCACCACCCGGTGGTCCGGTGGGTCAAGCCCGACGAGTTCGTCGGGTTCGCCGCCGAGGCCGAGCGGATCGGCTTCCCCGGCGTCCTGGCCGGTCCGCTGGTGCGCAGCTCCTACCGCGCCGGCCGGCTCTACCAGCAGGCCGCCGAGGCCCGCGGGCTCACCGTCACCACCGCCTGA